A single Oncorhynchus nerka isolate Pitt River linkage group LG10, Oner_Uvic_2.0, whole genome shotgun sequence DNA region contains:
- the si:dkey-187a12.4 gene encoding uncharacterized protein si:dkey-187a12.4 isoform X2, translating into MEHNNGDTSSWAMQRRMEGLVNKHMADIALETLQQRLSAVSDEMNNLAEHVSRRSEDIPKDDISRRPDVNFDVESLSPTFSTGGVGEKLLMPGTSSSAETAAQRKIISLLVEIKEEQQRQWAVLRELQARVQGQSFTEVEEEVEALDIDIPLRTMEQLDDTERHLEDAGAQKRMVSHLSRMGGATVDDAVRRLMQTVLSFAVGSELNWVGRGQKRSFRNTRLQGVLFRDYLMKLVETIPRVCKAVIKARGGYFEEYKIYFDLFNTFLVTI; encoded by the exons atgGAGCATAATAATGGAGATACTTCTAGCTGGGCGATGCAGCGACGTATGGAAGGTTTGGTCAACAAACATATGGCAGACATAGCTCTAGAAACACTCCAGCAGAGACTTTCAGCTGTGTCCGACGAAATGAACAATCTTGCAGAACATGTCTCGAGACGCTCGGAGGATATTCCCAAAGATGATATTTCAAGACGACCTGATGTCAACTTTGACGTTGAGTCCCTGAGTCCGACGTTTAGCACGGGTGGTGTTGGGGAAAAGTTGTTGATGCCAGGTACCTCGTCATCAGCAG AGACGGCTGCCCAGCGTAAGATAATCTCCTTGCTGGTGGAGATCAAGGAGGAGCAGCAGAGACAGTGGGCAGTGTTGAGGGAGCTGCAGGCCAGGGTTCAGGGCCAGAGCTTTACGgaggtagaagaggaggtggaggctCTAGACATCGACATCCCGCTGAGGACCATGGAGCAGCTagatgacacagagagacacctgGAGGATGCCGGAGCACAGAAGAGAATG gtGTCTCACCTGTCACGGATGGGCGGGGCCACAGTGGATGATGCAGTGCGAAGGCTCATGCAGACTGTGCTATCTTTCGCTGTGGGCTCTGAGCTCAACTGGGTGGGCCGCGGCCAGAAAAGGAGCTTCAGAAACACCCGCCTCCAAGGGGTTCTCTTCC gtgactacctcatgaagctggttgagacaattccaagagtgtgcaaagctgtcatcaaggcaaggggtggctactttgaagaatataaaatatattttgatttgtttaacacttttttggttactatatga
- the si:dkey-187a12.4 gene encoding uncharacterized protein si:dkey-187a12.4 isoform X1, producing MEHNNGDTSSWAMQRRMEGLVNKHMADIALETLQQRLSAVSDEMNNLAEHVSRRSEDIPKDDISRRPDVNFDVESLSPTFSTGGVGEKLLMPGTSSSAETAAQRKIISLLVEIKEEQQRQWAVLRELQARVQGQSFTEVEEEVEALDIDIPLRTMEQLDDTERHLEDAGAQKRMVSHLSRMGGATVDDAVRRLMQTVLSFAVGSELNWVGRGQKRSFRNTRLQGVLFRALKRTPVGKEATHHQFADVVKKWLRYTPFRQGGSGRRLYKPPVEFLCPNECVGLPTHLPTHPQ from the exons atgGAGCATAATAATGGAGATACTTCTAGCTGGGCGATGCAGCGACGTATGGAAGGTTTGGTCAACAAACATATGGCAGACATAGCTCTAGAAACACTCCAGCAGAGACTTTCAGCTGTGTCCGACGAAATGAACAATCTTGCAGAACATGTCTCGAGACGCTCGGAGGATATTCCCAAAGATGATATTTCAAGACGACCTGATGTCAACTTTGACGTTGAGTCCCTGAGTCCGACGTTTAGCACGGGTGGTGTTGGGGAAAAGTTGTTGATGCCAGGTACCTCGTCATCAGCAG AGACGGCTGCCCAGCGTAAGATAATCTCCTTGCTGGTGGAGATCAAGGAGGAGCAGCAGAGACAGTGGGCAGTGTTGAGGGAGCTGCAGGCCAGGGTTCAGGGCCAGAGCTTTACGgaggtagaagaggaggtggaggctCTAGACATCGACATCCCGCTGAGGACCATGGAGCAGCTagatgacacagagagacacctgGAGGATGCCGGAGCACAGAAGAGAATG gtGTCTCACCTGTCACGGATGGGCGGGGCCACAGTGGATGATGCAGTGCGAAGGCTCATGCAGACTGTGCTATCTTTCGCTGTGGGCTCTGAGCTCAACTGGGTGGGCCGCGGCCAGAAAAGGAGCTTCAGAAACACCCGCCTCCAAGGGGTTCTCTTCC GTGCTCTGAAAAGAACCCCTGTGGGCAAAGAGGCCACACATCATCAGTTTGCAGACGTGGTGAAGAAATGGCTGCGGTACACCCCattcagacagggagggagtggtCGACGGCTTTACAAACCACCTGTCGAGTTCCTGTGTCCAAATGAATGTGTAGGTCTGCCTACACATCTGCCTACACATCCACAGTAA